In the genome of Massilia sp. UMI-21, the window GCGGCATGGATTTCAACGGCACCACCTCGCTCGACCGCACCAATTACTACGAAGTCTTCCAGGCCACGCCCGAGAACCTGGACTGGGCGCTGCAGATGGAAGCCGACCGCATGGTCAACTCGCCGGTGGCGCAGAAGGACCTGGCGTCCGAAATGACCGTGGTGCGCAACGAGTTCGAAAGCGGCGAGAACTCCCCGGTCCAGGTGCTGTTCAAGCGCATGCAGAGCGTGGCCTACGATTGGCACAGCTACGGCCGCGCGACCATCGGCAACCGCAGCGACATCGAGAACGTCAAGATCGATAACCTGCAGGCCTTCTACCGCACCTGGTACCAGCCCGACAACGCGGTGCTGCTGGTGGCCGGCAAGTTCGATCCACAGGCGACCCTGGCCACCATTCACCGCCTGTTCGGCGGCATTCCGAAGCCGGCGCGCGCCCTGCCGCAGTTCTGGACCGTCGAGCCGACCCAGGACGGCGAACGCAGCTTCGCGGTGCGGCGCCAGGGCGACATGCAGATCGTCGCGGTCGGCTACAAGATCCCGTCCGACCTGCAGCAAGAGTCGGAGGCGCTCGGCTTCGCCTCGGAGATCCTGGGCGACGCGCCCAACGGCCGGCTGCACAAGCTGCTGGTCGAAACCGGCAAGGCCAGCCAGGTGTTCAGCTTCGGCCAGACCGGCTATGCGCCGGGCCTGCAGTTCTACGGGGCCGTGGTCAAGAAGGGCGAGCCGATCGAGCCGGTGCGCCAGGCCCTGACCGAGGCCGTGGAAGGCCTCGCCACGCAAGCGCCGAGCGCCGAAGAAATGGAGCGCGTGCGCCGCTCATGGCTCAACAGCATCGAACGCAGCATGAACGACGCGCAGGGCTTCGGCGTGGCCCTGTCGGAAGCCATCGCGCTGGGCGACTGGCGCCTGTACTTCCTGGGCCGCGAGCGTATCAAGGAGGTCAAGGCGGAAGCGGTGGCGGAAAGCAGCGGCCGCTACTTCGTGCGCAGCAACCGCGTGACCGGCACCTTCGTGCCGGAAGACGCGCCGGTGCGCGCCAGCATCCCGGCGGCGCCGAGCGTCGAGACCGTGATGAAGGACTACAAGCCGTCCGCATCCAGCCTGGTGTCGGAGGATTTCGATCCGAGCCAGGCCAACATCATGAAGCGCACCACGCTCACCACCGTCGGGGGCGTGAAGCTGGCGCTGCTGCCGAAGAAGAACCGCGGCGAGACCGTCACCGTGTACCTGAACCAGCATATCGGCGACCAGAAGAACCTGTTCGGCAAGGGCATGGTGCCGGGACTCTCGGCCGCCATGCTTCAGCGCGGCACCACGAAGTACAGCCGCGCCGAACTGGCCGACGCCTTCGACAAGCTCAAGATGGCGGGCGGCCCGCACAGCTTCCAGACCACGCGCGAGCACCTGGCCGAGGCGCTGGAGCTGGCCGCCCATGTGCTCAAGCAGCCGGCTTTCCCGGCGAGCGAGTTCGAGCAGCTGCGCAAGCAGATCCTGGTCGGCCTGGAAGCCAGCCGCGCCGAGCCCCAGAGCGTGGCGGCGCGCGCGCTGTCGACCCACTTCAACCTGTACCCGCGCGGCGACATCCGCCATGCCAACACGCTGGAAGAAGACATCGAAGACCTCAAGGCCGCGCGCCTGGAAGACGTGGTGGCCTTCCACCGCGACTTCTACAACACCCATCCGGCCGAACTGGCGATCGTCGGCGACTTCGATCCGAAGGAAATCGTGCCGCTGGTCGACCGGCTGTTCGGCGCCTGGCGTGCGCCGGCGAATGTGGCGCCGATCTTGCGCCGCCATGCCGAGGTGGCGCCGATCGACAAGACGCTGGATACCCCGGACAAGGAAAACGGCTTCTATATCGCGCGCATGAACCTCGACCTGAACATCGAGGACGCCGATTACCCGGCGCTGATGCTGGCCAACTACATCTTCGGCGAGGGGGGACTGAAGTCGCGCCTGATGGACCGGATTCGCCAGAAGGACGGGCTGTCCTATGGCGGCGGCTCGGACCTGGCGGCCGGCGACCTGGATCGTGCCGGCGCCTTCTCGATCAGCGCGATCGCCGCGCCGCAGAACCTGCGCAAGCTCGATGCCGCGGTGCGCGACGAACTGGGTCGCGCGGCGAAGAGCGGTTTCACGGCCGAGGAGCTGGCCGACGCCAAATCGGGCCTGATGCAGCAGCGCCAGCAGAACCGGACCAGCGACGCCGCGCTGGCCGCGGGCTGGACCTCCTACCTGTACCGCGACCGCACGTTCGACTGGTCGGCCGCGTTCGAGCGCAAGCTGATGGCGGTCACGCTGCCCCAGCTGAATGCCGCCTTCCGCAAGGCGATCGACCCGGCGAAATTGTCGGTAGTGATGGCCGGAGACCAGAGCAAGGCCAAGGCCGGCACCACGGGCGCGCCCTAGAAGCAACACTTGGCAACACTTGCAAGCCCGATTATGACAAGCCACCTCCTGCTGCGTTAAAATGTTTCCTTTGAGAAGTATTAGTTGCCAGGCATCAGGAGCATCATGAAAGGGATAGTAAAAGCGCAAGCGCCGAACGCACTGCCGTTCGCCGGCAAGGTGGCCATCGTGACCGGCGCGGCCAGCGGCATCGGCCGCGCCACGGCGCTGGCCTTCGGCCGTGCCGGCGCCCATGTCGTGGTCGCCGACACCGCCATCGACGGCGGCCACGCAACCGCCGCGATGATCGTCGAGTCGGGCGGCAAGGCCTTGTTCGTGCGCAGCGACATCGGCAAGGCAAGCGAGGTCGAGGCGCTGGTCGAGAAGACCATCAACCACTATGGCCGCCTCGACATCGCGGTCAACAATGCCGCGATCGACGAGGAATGCGCGCCGGTGGCGGAGGGCGACGAAGCGCAGTTCGACCGCATCATGGACGCCAACGTCAAGGGCGTCTGGCTGTGCATGAAGTACCAGCTGCGCGAGATGCTCAAGCAGGGCGGCGGGGCGATCGTCAATGTGTCGTCGGTGTCGGGCCTGGTGGGCGCGCCGAACCGTGCGATCTATGCGGCCAGCAAGCACGCGGTGATCGGCCTGACCAGGAGCGCCGCCGCCGAGTATGCGCGCGACGGCATCCGCATCAACGTGCTGTGCCCGGCGGCGGTGAAGACGCCGATGCTGGCGCGCATGGTGGAGCGCGATCCGTCCGGCGAGAAGAAACTCAAGGCCTCGCATCCGATGGGACGTTTCGCCGAGACCGCCGAGGTGGCGAATGCGGCCCTGTGGCTGGCCTCGGAGCAGGCTTCCTACGTCAACGGCCACGAGCTGGTGGTGGACGGCGGCTTCACCGCGGTGTGAGCACGGGGGGCGGCCGAGCCTGCGTCAGCCAGCCCCTAGGAGGCGTTCAGCTCCGCCACGAAATCGTACATGTCGCCCCTGAACCAGGAGCGGCAGAACTCCACCGCGCGCCCGTCGCGGGCGAATCCCAGCCGCTCGACGCACAGGCCGGCATCGCCCTCCCTGACCTGGAGCAGGCGCGCCTGTTCGGCAGTGAGCAGCAGCGCCGACAGGCGCTGCAGCGCGCGCACCGGCCGCTGGCCGGTGCGCTCCAGGGCCGCGTACATCGAATCGTCCACCGCATCGAGCGAGGGCAGGGCGAAGGCGGCGATGGTCGCGTACTCGAGGCACATCGGCAGCTCGTCGGCATAGCGGATGCGGTTGAAGCGGTAGACCGCGGTGCCCGGCGAGAGCCGCAGGCGCAGCGCTTCTTCCGGCGTCACCAGGCCTTCCGAGCGCTTGAGCCACTCGTTGCGCGGCGCCCGGCCGCGCGCCCGCATGTCTTCCGAAAATGAGCTGAGCTTGGCGAAGTTCTTCTCGATGCGGGTGTTGATGAAATTGCCCGCACCGGCGCGCCGCACCAGCAGGCCTTCTTCGACCAGGACGTCGATTGCCTTGCGCACCGTGATGCGCGAGATACCGAGCTCCTGCGCCAGCTGGCGCTCGGCCGGCAAGGCCGAGGCCGAGCCCCAGGCGCCTTCGTCGATGGCGCGGCGCAGCGCGTACTGCAGCTGCTGGTAGAGGGGGAGCTTGCCGCCGCCGGCGGCCGATTGCATCAAGTCGGCAATGGAAAGCATGCGGGCCATGGGTTGTTCGCGAGGCCGCATCATACCATTGCGCGCGTGCTCACTTCGGGCGCGGGCGCTTCAGGTC includes:
- a CDS encoding SDR family oxidoreductase, coding for MKGIVKAQAPNALPFAGKVAIVTGAASGIGRATALAFGRAGAHVVVADTAIDGGHATAAMIVESGGKALFVRSDIGKASEVEALVEKTINHYGRLDIAVNNAAIDEECAPVAEGDEAQFDRIMDANVKGVWLCMKYQLREMLKQGGGAIVNVSSVSGLVGAPNRAIYAASKHAVIGLTRSAAAEYARDGIRINVLCPAAVKTPMLARMVERDPSGEKKLKASHPMGRFAETAEVANAALWLASEQASYVNGHELVVDGGFTAV
- a CDS encoding GntR family transcriptional regulator, which encodes MLSIADLMQSAAGGGKLPLYQQLQYALRRAIDEGAWGSASALPAERQLAQELGISRITVRKAIDVLVEEGLLVRRAGAGNFINTRIEKNFAKLSSFSEDMRARGRAPRNEWLKRSEGLVTPEEALRLRLSPGTAVYRFNRIRYADELPMCLEYATIAAFALPSLDAVDDSMYAALERTGQRPVRALQRLSALLLTAEQARLLQVREGDAGLCVERLGFARDGRAVEFCRSWFRGDMYDFVAELNAS
- a CDS encoding insulinase family protein produces the protein MTCKRGIAARLLAGSLCFVMAGAAWGAPVQAAPERHKAPRHSAAQQNAALPKGVTLGPSAEGITEYRLANGLKVLLFPDASRPTVTVNVTYLVGSRHENYGETGMAHLLEHLLFKGTKKNPDITGQFARRGMDFNGTTSLDRTNYYEVFQATPENLDWALQMEADRMVNSPVAQKDLASEMTVVRNEFESGENSPVQVLFKRMQSVAYDWHSYGRATIGNRSDIENVKIDNLQAFYRTWYQPDNAVLLVAGKFDPQATLATIHRLFGGIPKPARALPQFWTVEPTQDGERSFAVRRQGDMQIVAVGYKIPSDLQQESEALGFASEILGDAPNGRLHKLLVETGKASQVFSFGQTGYAPGLQFYGAVVKKGEPIEPVRQALTEAVEGLATQAPSAEEMERVRRSWLNSIERSMNDAQGFGVALSEAIALGDWRLYFLGRERIKEVKAEAVAESSGRYFVRSNRVTGTFVPEDAPVRASIPAAPSVETVMKDYKPSASSLVSEDFDPSQANIMKRTTLTTVGGVKLALLPKKNRGETVTVYLNQHIGDQKNLFGKGMVPGLSAAMLQRGTTKYSRAELADAFDKLKMAGGPHSFQTTREHLAEALELAAHVLKQPAFPASEFEQLRKQILVGLEASRAEPQSVAARALSTHFNLYPRGDIRHANTLEEDIEDLKAARLEDVVAFHRDFYNTHPAELAIVGDFDPKEIVPLVDRLFGAWRAPANVAPILRRHAEVAPIDKTLDTPDKENGFYIARMNLDLNIEDADYPALMLANYIFGEGGLKSRLMDRIRQKDGLSYGGGSDLAAGDLDRAGAFSISAIAAPQNLRKLDAAVRDELGRAAKSGFTAEELADAKSGLMQQRQQNRTSDAALAAGWTSYLYRDRTFDWSAAFERKLMAVTLPQLNAAFRKAIDPAKLSVVMAGDQSKAKAGTTGAP